The Quercus lobata isolate SW786 chromosome 9, ValleyOak3.0 Primary Assembly, whole genome shotgun sequence region ATTATTGCCGTCATTCACGTTtacttaccatttttttttttttacattacgTTCCTGTCATTGatgtcaacatttttttttcattcaatctatatatgacaatttttttttttttttttggataaccaTACTTCCTaagttaatttttcttctcttataattcctaaaatgattagaaatctaacttcctcacaattgaaaattatatatatatatatatatattctatttgtTAGTGGATTCTTATATATTCTTAGgcacaacttcttcttcttcttcttcttcttcttcttcttcttcttcttcttttctctcccccattatcaataattctcattctcttacAATTTCTATATTGTTTAGAAATCTAACActcctttgtttttctttttcttattactTAGGCAATATGATGTTTGTGAAATCCATAGAAGAAGTCTTTATCGAATCTACCATCCAGACTATTACAGGTAtgtatttctcttcttcttcttttttgtatgttttttaaGGTTTTGCTTATGAGTCATAAATGCAATTTTAAATCCATGAAATCCATTATATAAACCTCTATAAATATTTGTgctttatctatttattatttaagaattatcaaattttgtattctctTCTACATAAAGGGTTCCATCTGTATTTGTGTTATGTTTATATGTGCGTTATTAGATTAAAATAAGTTTCTTGagtagtaaaatttttatattactatttctcatttttatttttgttgttaatgaTATTATATGTGTGCGAATGAAATTGTCTAACATAATAAgcatgtaactttttttttttttaatttaattataattaattttaattttggtttttacaaatatcaatatccataaaattttaaacatagcaTGTTTAGTATGATCATGATTGCTATTGGCAAGTAATATTAAATCTAAATCATGAAAAGGAATTCACATCAACTATTTGCttgaactaataattttttcttacaatCTTATATATCTTTTTCATCCCTTAGGACTcctttaatattaaattttcatgACTCCACTCATTTTTAAGGAGATTCCCTCCATTAGTGTATCaaaatttaactttaaataaaggtttgaaaaacaaaatactatGTAGTCTATACTCTTCAAGTGCATAACACATTTTAGATGTAACTACAAATATTCTGGCAAATGAAAAATCTCTGGTCAAGTTTCCttaggtttttaattattaaatttaagaaattttttcatatatatatatatatatatatattgtgtgaTTGCTTGAATCCAAAGAACAACACCTTATATACAATTTATATGATGTAGACTCAAgtgattattaatttattatttttcaataaaattattctaaaagtTTATAGCGCGGGAATAACGCTAGGATTATATATAGTTATTGCTTGTGAAGATATATATACCTGCATCAGCACACCTAGGGTAACCACAAATGCGTAAGGATCATTGAAGACTTCCAGTCCATATACATCTTTTTGAAGAAGAATATTAATGACAACAGGGTCTCTATGTTTGCACAAACCCAAGGTTAAACTTGGTCTGGGCATGGCGGATGGTGATTGACCAACATTGTTTGATTTTCACCGAGTTCACCCTTAAAATGATCAGGGTTGACTCGCAAGCCTTGAGAAATGAACTCCAAAATCCTGAAGCCCACCTTCCTTAATTCAGCTGTATATATCGCAACAACTTGTCTGAAAAAGGTTACATGAAACATCATCATGTAGTTcatttttgttcatataaatatatatatatatatatatctcaagcCACTACTTGGAAAGGGTAAAAAGCATGAAAGAACAAATTAATATGTCTATGACTATGAGGATTTACCGATATTTAGGTGGTTTTTCAGGCCAAAATTGGATGTATTTCTCTAGAGGATTACAATGGTGTAACAATCCATCCCTCCAGAAGTGAAACTTTCCAGTTGCATAACTTTGAGTGCTTGTATACATGTAGCAGCTCTTATTGGGATCCTTTGAAGTTTCGATTGCCTTGTCCTCGGCAGATAATGCATGAAACTCCTTAAAAACACTCATGGCCTCATTTATTAAGTTGCTAGGGACTCCATGGTTGATCACCTATTACATGGTACAAATCATTGCATAATACCAAtgtataaattatgaaaaattttgccAAGCATCACTTGGGAATAAATCATTGTCTgataaatgaataaaagaaaagatgtgGGTGGAACCTGAAACATTCCAAACTCTTGGCTAGCTTCCAAAATTTGTCGAAGTATATCGGTTTGATCATGAGTCCCAAGATCAACCACTGGAATATTTTTGCCTAGGGGGAGCATCCCTGGTCTATCGCAAGGATTGTGGCAAGGATCGATCGTTGTACCAGATTGAAACAAGGTGCTCCATGGCTTTACAACCCGAATCGCTAAGGAAGAAGGAAATGTCTATGATGTGAATTAAGAAAACATCGACCACAAATATATAAGTCAATAAAAAGCTTCAGCTACAAGTTGTTGACTAAAAGAAAACATCAAATATTCCGTAAAGCATTCCTCCTACAATGAACCATAATACAATTCTTATACAcacgtttttttcttttttttttctttttaaatgtcACTATCTCAATTCTCAACTTTAGAGCATCATTCTATCAtataaatgatatatatttttcttttttgctaaacaTCATATAAACgatataatattaatatcaCGACAAAAAGTATAGGCTCCATTGGTGATGTCGATGATGAAGAATAGTTTTAAGTCTATGAAAAATTATCACTCCATGCCCACCTTTGGTTTCGCAaccattatcattttttttttttgggcaaattaaaATCAACCCAACTGTGATTAGGACTGTTTTTTATCTTGCCAacttgtggtttaaaatttaacactttGCCTTacctaagagcattcacatcggGGAATTCTATCCCATCCTATTTTATCATTccaaaaatctactttatcaattatatcatatcattttacaatacacccaatatcCTAACTTTTATTTGACCATGTTatacatttaaataatataaaattatctcCTTCTTTCCTTTATCCCTAATTTCTGTCACTTTTCCTCGctgcctctttctctctcagcCACACTACCACCAACAACAGGCACCACCACACCAAAACCCATTATTTAAACACTAAGAACCTAGCTAagatttttcccaaaaaaaaaaaaaaccaagaacaaAGTAGCAACAAATCCACCAAATCACCCAAAAATAGTCACTACCACTGCCATCACTCCAAACATAACACTACTTAATGGGTTCGGCCATGGTGGCTCTGGTGATGGTGTTCATGTGcatgagttttgggttttgggttttgggtttgaaaaaaaaatgggtttgAAGAGAAGATCTGAGAGAGAGGAACCCACGTCACTGACAACCATCACTCCGATCTCGCTGACTACCACACCACCACACCAATCAATAAACCCACCATGTTGATCTCCACCTCACCATTCCACCACACCGATCAGCACCACCGACCCAGACCCACACTGCCACATAACCCACATGCCACCACCACAGAAACCCTCCACCACATCAAACCCTTGACTCAagggaaaatagagagagaaaaaaaatgagagggaAGAGAGGGACGAGAGAGGGGGAGGGATTGAATGAGTgaactgagaaaaaaaaatggacatgaGAGTGTGACCGGTCAGAGAGAAAGgaattgataaagtttgaataaaatattagtatttttttttttttttttttttttttttacaattgagTTACAGTGCAATtcacaattgcaaatttttttgcaatacttggTTTTTACAAGTTTGGGTGTTGGGGGTTTTTGGACTTCAATGCTAAATCTCACAATATGTCATATATTTGACATTTGACCATCcgaatgtgaatgctctaagattACCACCATTAATCTGCAGTTACCTACCCCATCACTTTTACCGTtaccaacacaaaaaaaaaaaaaaaaaaaaaaaaaaaaaaaacatgacaAGATTAGAAAGAACAAGATCAAAATgtgatttttgtaaaaatatttgaaaactTTAAGAGCTTCAATGAGAACACTAACACAAGATTTAAAATGGTTTATATTTACAACTCTACTCAGATAgatttctctctatctctctacgCTTGTTGCAACCACTAAGTCACAAGCCACCCTTTCTTGGATTGAAAAGCCATTAGAGCAATTACATCAGTTTGTGCATAAAATTCCATCTATTTTACGCTTAAagcctactttttctattttatactatcatttt contains the following coding sequences:
- the LOC115961740 gene encoding flavanone 3-dioxygenase 2-like → MSVFKEFHALSAEDKAIETSKDPNKSCYMYTSTQSYATGKFHFWRDGLLHHCNPLEKYIQFWPEKPPKYRQVVAIYTAELRKVGFRILEFISQGLRVNPDHFKGELGENQTIDPVVINILLQKDVYGLEVFNDPYAFVVTLGVLMQIISDGKLKATEHRVVKNSNLAWTIAAFALDPFNETLIEPAKALVDTNNPALYKSLSYKDFLIKYRAAASYSTTFESF